A window of the Kosakonia sp. BYX6 genome harbors these coding sequences:
- a CDS encoding methylthioribulose 1-phosphate dehydratase produces the protein MINHLQLQELVSACHWIGAKGWAPATGGNMSVRQNTDWCWLSESGKDKGSLTPDDFLQVSIADNHAPSGRKPSAETGLHTLIYRLYPEANAVLHVHTVNATVLSRVEKSTALQLSGYEMQKSLSGQTTHLDTVPVAIFDNDQDIDALAKRIAEYAQAHPLRYGFLLRGHGLTCWGRDVAEARRHLEGLEFLFECEMQRRLLEKL, from the coding sequence ATGATCAACCACCTGCAACTTCAAGAACTCGTTTCTGCCTGCCACTGGATTGGTGCAAAAGGCTGGGCACCCGCGACCGGCGGCAATATGTCCGTGCGTCAAAACACTGACTGGTGCTGGCTAAGCGAATCCGGCAAAGATAAAGGCAGCCTGACGCCGGATGATTTTTTGCAGGTGTCGATTGCCGACAACCATGCGCCCTCCGGCCGTAAACCTTCCGCCGAAACCGGCCTGCATACGCTGATTTACCGTCTTTACCCCGAAGCCAATGCCGTTTTGCACGTCCATACCGTTAACGCCACTGTGCTGTCGCGCGTGGAGAAATCCACCGCGCTGCAACTGAGTGGCTACGAGATGCAAAAATCGCTGAGCGGGCAAACCACTCATCTGGACACCGTGCCGGTGGCGATTTTCGACAACGATCAGGATATCGACGCACTGGCAAAACGCATCGCGGAGTATGCACAAGCACATCCCTTACGTTATGGTTTCCTGCTGCGCGGCCACGGGTTGACCTGCTGGGGGCGCGATGTCGCCGAAGCCCGCCGTCATCTGGAAGGGCTGGAGTTTTTATTTGAATGCGAAATGCAGCGCCGCCTGCTGGAGAAATTATGA